A stretch of DNA from Juglans microcarpa x Juglans regia isolate MS1-56 chromosome 5D, Jm3101_v1.0, whole genome shotgun sequence:
GTGGAATCGGTTCGTAGTcagatttttggatttttttaactttttggatTATATAGGCCGGGTGCAGATTTTCACAGgattgtgattttaaatttcaaaaagtgCTTGATCAACGTAGGGACTattcaaagaacaaaaaattggTTGCTACAGTTATCCATTCAGAGATTGAGACCTGAGTTGAGTACGCCAAGGGAGGAAAAAAGTTTTTGTAGCTTTAAGAAGAAAAACCTTTCTTGGAGTGTTCGCCAAGAACAACACAAAACACAATAATAGAGATCTATGCGATGCGAGACAAGTTCAGCAACGGGAGGTTGGAGTAAAAGAAAccaagttctaaaattattaaaggTTTTAGCTGCTATTGAGATAATTAAGGACGTGTCAAATAAAGAATtatgttacaaaatttttgtgactaaagttACTTACAGGGTTGTGACAAGTAGGGATTCTTACTTCACAGAGGTTTTGTTGTATGGGATGTCTGCAAAGATTTTATAATCCAACTGTTTGTAAGTTATATTCGAGTAGAGATTCTTATTGCAGGTGTGGCTTTACTATGACAGTTGTATTCCTAGAGTGGGCCCTGGATATGAATGCAGAACTGAACGAGTTTACTTCTTGCTACCCTCTCGGATTTAGTAGCTCAAGAACCCCAAATTAAGGATGAATACTTCAATCTCTTATGGCTTAGATAATCCCAATGTTAAGGAGGATGAAacttcctttcattcttttcattctcaatcCTCAAAACTCTCTCTGCCCAAAACTCCTAAATCTCCTCTTATGGGATGCCAATGTGAAAACGTGTCATGTGCACATCACACTGACACGCACTATTGCACAACCACACTTCTGATGGCAAAATGCGTAGTATCGAAAATCTCGATATCTTCTTATCTAACCCACCCCATCCCAATAGCCATTGTGCATGGGTCCCACACACTGACAAAGCCATGTGTTGGATATAAAATGAGCTGGGTCTAACCCATTGAGAGTCTCACTAAAAGGAAAGGATTTCATAAAGCAAGTCTAACTCAATTACTACAAAGAAGGAAATGGACCTCTATAAAGGGAGGGCATCTGCTCATATTTGAGAGAGATGGGGCTATGCACAGAGATCCCTAAAATATTCACCCTTCAGGAGGATGACATCTTCTTCAATCTCTAGAaactctaattttatatattgtattgAGAAATAGGTGAGGCCGTGAGAGATTCTACAAACATCAAGTTTAATTGATTTTGCCCCCAAAACAGCCCATAGATGTAGGCCTTTATACCGGACCACATAAatccttctttctctctctctctctctctctcattcatatatatatatttatatatttagctACTGTTTATTCCCTATGGATGAATGTTTAAACGCTGTATCGACACCCAAACCACCATTGTGAATTTTTTGACTGCACCATTGAAGCCTCAAACTACTATCGTGGGTCGAGATCCTTTTCCTCTTGTTCTAGCCTATTGTtcaaatttatacattaatggTTGGCGCCTTTGTGGGAACAACTTAGTGGCCGGATGTTTGGTGATGttttctatctcatctcatctcatatcatttccttcccaaatgTCATTAAAATACGAACACTTTTAAActaatcgttacaattttttcaaaataattattacaatttttccaaactttcaaacaaaatataaaaaagaattcaacttttttcaaatctcaaaaataattaatataatattaaaaaattatattctaaaatattttaactttataatatttttttcaaaatttcataaaacatcataactcaaataattttactgctaattacaaatcatttcattactatttacagatttttaATCCCATTTCATTCTCCAAACATCTCCTTATTCTCTGCGGAGGAAATGGAAGAAGCAAAAGCAAGCCTCACTACCAGTCTACCACCTGTTCTTgacctttcatttttttctttctcattttttttttccaatttctaTTTGTATTGATGAATTTGGGCCTTTTTATCATCCGCCCCAAACGTAGGGTTGGGTGAGAGAAGTCTCCACGTCCGAAGTCTTTGATGGGTCAATGCAGAAGTCTTTTATACTTGCTAGCCAGGAACAAAAGCTCGTCGACATGTGATTAGAACTAAAAAGTAAAGACTAAAGACTAAACCTTGACCTCAGCAATTTATGACGTGGAAATTTTGATTCCCTACTTCCAGACCAAACAATACGTCGaccaataatattttccatggagttttgtttttttgcaatcttttcaactaattaaatcttattgaataaattattgaacaaataattggtttttggattttttttcttataaaaaatgtcacaaaaagagatatttattataatttttatttcatttgttccatttcgtttgtttttataatttatctcatatcatctcaattaattattacaattttatcaaatttttatataaaataaaataaattaattaatttttttaaattttaaaataaaaataatattaaaaaatatattttaataatattttattaaatttttaattttaattttaattttaattttaattttaatttttttatttcttttcattccatcggtaaaaacaaatgagtatAGTTCCAGCAACTCCTTTGTAGATGTTCAGGAGACTCGATGATGCTTCTCGTGAATTCTGCTCAATTAGTGGCTATTGATCTGACTAACCATATTTTACCAATAAGTTCCTTATTTCTATCAACCACCGCATGGGGATTGTTGTAGAGTTGATGGAGTCGACAGAGAAATACCAGCCCTAAGCCCCTTGGCCCAAGTAAATATTGTTATGATAAACGatttgtataagttttaaataaataaattttatataaatttttataaaaaattagactccatcttaaaaaagtataaaataaaatattatttattagtagaatctattgttttataaaaaatttatatgagacttgtctatttaaaacttgtatttaacattactcaattGTTATTATTCTTCTTGGGCcctttgatttttgattttttagagATCAACCAAATActtttctctaaaataaaacTTGACAACTGGTCAGTGGTCatactaatattttcaatttgaataaAATGAGGAAATCGcatcatatatattgtttgtgtattttttttttggaggaaaaagaaaagaaaaactgattAAAAAGGCTTAGGGGGAGGATATAAGAATGACAGATTTTAATTACCTTTTAACTTCAAAAAAATGGATCAAGTTTGAGAGTTTCATATTTTTTGGGGTATTTGATTaggtttttcaaaatttttaataagcAAATGAACCTTGTTATTCTCTTTTGTTTACTTTCTTAACAGTACTACTCCTTTTAATATATCtcaatttctattttatcaatGAAATATGTGCTTGCTTAGacggaaaaaaaagaaaaagaaaaagaaaaggctgaaagcattattcaagaaaaagcaaaaggaaGCATCATTACCACCCGTTCTTGACCTTTTTCTCATCTGCCCCAAACATGGGGTAGGGTGAGAAAAGTCTCCACGTCCATCAAAGTCTTTGACGGGATCAGTGCGAAGTCTTTTCTCGTCGACAAGTAATCAGAACTAAAAAGTAAAGACCAAAACAATACGTCGAGCAATAATTTTTCCAACCGagcttcattttattataattaattaaattaattaattcaatcttttcaactaattaaattttattattgactgtatgaataaattattgacacaaaaatattaacaaaataatattagtactacttaatcaatttaattggagttaaatttgaaaacgagctatataaaaaaatattgaaaatctcctatttataagaaaagaataaattgtTAAGGAGGAAAAATGCTGAAAGAAGTTCAAAGGAAAAGCGAAAGGAAGCATCACTATCACATagtctttctcttcttttttttttttttttttttttttttcagtttctatTTAATTGTATGGATAAATTTGGGTCTACGATGTAGGGTTGGATGAGAAAAGTCTTCGCGTCCATCGAATTAGTAATTGATCATCATTGGGTCAATGTGGAAGTCTTTTCTACTTTAAATTACTTTCTGACTCTTCAATACACAAAAGATCGTTTAATTACTTTCCAAAAAACGTGACTTTAAATTTGagtttgagatattaatattttcatcaaataaaatttcatattaacataaaaaagtttaatagtttgagatattaagtagtcaaatattaatattaatatatactaatttaatattacatattcttaataacaacaaaaagatatatatgactatacatttataaaatttaaatatataatttatttgtgttatCAGGTTTATTGCGGGTTTATTAATTGTATCTTACGATTTAATCTGTTTTGACCCAAATCCGTTTATTtggtattatatttttgttgggtTCACAGGTCGTGTTATATATTGCTATCCATAATTTCTTATTGTTGGGGTTTTTAGTGTTAGCTTAATTCAGTTTCAAAACAAAGAGTTATGTTTGTTATTTGAGTTGTggttgatatttgaaaaatatataagatttatctaTAAGAGTTTAATAAGAAATTAcgtcccgtttggatagtaaaagtatttcatttcaactcatctcattattacaacttttctaaattttcacacaaaatctcataaaaaattaaactttttcaaatctcaaaataataataatattaaacaataatattttaacaatattttattcaactttcatatcaactcatctcatctcaactcactatctaaatcacACCTAAATATATCCACAAATGTGTTATTTGACcatataaattacaatattgGGTGAACCTGGAAATTTGAAGATGTTAGAATTCAAGTATTTGATGAAGACCACATTATTTGGAATTTTAAAGTAGAAATCGCGCCCTGTCAGCAACATGTAATGATCGCCTATCTTAGGAGGATacccctttttattttgttagaaGCCTCTGCCACTCCTCTTCCTGCCTTGAAACACACATGCATCTAGACACCTCATTCACCTTATTGCTATTTAGCTCTGTTATAAACAATATTGTAACTTATGTTATCAAATGACAACTTGTGAAATTTGATCATTTCATGgaacattttctatatttattggGTGTCCTTTTTCACTATTGTGTGTGTTAGTCACTGCCGATCTGGACCAAAGTACACGTAGCAAGACCCTTTTTACAAACGTAGAGTTGggtgagaaaaataataatttttccaatCGAATTTTGTAtcatttcaaataattaaatcttaaTTGGAGTTAAATTTGAAAACTAATATAGATCCATCAAACGagctatataaaaaaacattgaaaatCCTCTATTTATAGGAAAAGAGTAAAATTGTTAAGGAGGAAAAGGCTGAAAGCAGTTCAAAGGAAAGCATCACTACCGCATACGTGTTCTAGACCTTTGGTTTCGTttctttctcatcttttttttttccagtttctATTTAATTGTATGGATAAAAATGtcgaaactatatatatataagatcaatTCCCCAAATGGgacctatatataattaatacgtACATGAATATAGTCAATGAGTCGTCGCATGCATGTAGGACAAGTCTTGAGGGTCGATTTCAAGGAATAAATGTATTGGCTTTCAAAAGGAAATTTCAATGCAGGATGAATATTCATTCCTTGGAAATTTTCAAGATGATTCATTCAATTATTTCACATGCCTAGCTTGAGATCGAGAGTatcttttcttatatataaaagtctAGCCTATTACTAATCGGTCATTACTTACTCATAAAAATGGCAGTAGAATCCCTTTCCATTTCCATACCGAGAGTAGCATGGGCTATCTGGATCTTGTTATGCGGAAAATGTTTGGATAATACACTTCATCAGCTTGTTGTTGCTGCATCTAGATCATCTGCCCTTCAACTTAAACAAGCCAAAGCTTTGCAGGAGACTGGGTGGTGGCCGTCCACTATTGCCCAAGCCAATAGTAATTATTCAAGTGCTTGCCACTGGGATGGTATTACTTGCAATGCTGGGGGAAGCATCACAACCATCGATAGATTTGATCAAAGTTTGGGAGGTCAGTTGAAACTCAACTTCTCTTTCTTCCCAAATTTAGTAAGTCTTAATCTTAGTGTCAACTACCTTCATGGGTGTATCCCACTTGAGATAGGGACGCTAAAGAActtagtctatttaaaacttttctGGAACATGTTCGTCGGTCCAATCCCTTCCACTCTAGGTCATTTAACTAATTTGGAATCTTTAAGCCTTGGTGGGAACAACATCAATGGATCCATTCCTCCCGAAATAGGGATGCTGAAAAATCTGATCACTTTATACCTTTATTCGAACATGCTCGTTGGTCCAATCCCTTCCACTTTGGGTCATTTGACTAATTTGGAATCTTTAAACCTTAGTCAGAATAAAATCAATGGATCCATTCCCTCCGAAATAGGGATGCTACAAAATCTGACCTCTTTATACCTTTCTTCAAACATGCTCGTCGGTCCAATCCCTTCCACTCTGGGTCATTTAactaatttgaatattttaggcCTTAGTCGGAATGAAATCAATGGATTCATTCCCCTCGAAATTGGGATGCTGAAGAATTTGACCATCTTAGGCATTAGTTCGAACATGCTCATTGGTCCAATCCCTTTCACCCCAGGTCATTTCACTAATTTGAAACATTTGGACCTTTCTCGGAATAAAATCAATGTATCCATCCCCCCTGAAATAGAGATGCTTAAAGATTTGAGCTACGTTAACCTTAGCCATAACTTTATTAGTGGAGAAATACCTAGCGCACTTGGGACTATTGCCCCTCTATTGACCTTGGATCTTAGCTACAATAATCTTACGGGCAACATTCCCTTTTCTCTTACTGGTATATATAGACTCGGCTTATCACATAATTCTTTGGAGGGTCAAATTCCAGACGGTTATGCTCTGTATCATACCTCCCACACATTAAATGGCAATAAGCACTTATGCGGTCAGttcaaaatcattttcccaccatgtccaaaagataaaaaatcaatCATAACTGAAATAGAAACTTTTGTACCCATCAGCCTTTTCCTCGGATTCCTGTTTATTGGGGGCGGGGGTATTCTCTTGTCCTGTTGTGTGTTCAAGAAAAATCAGATTGAGTCTAGGGGATCAAAGAATGGAAACATATTCTCAATATGGAATTATGACGGACATATTACATATGAAGACATTATTGAAGCAATTGAGGATTTTCACATCAAATATTGCATTGGAACCGGTGGTTATGGTAGTGTTTACAAAGCAGAATTACCAAGCGGAAATGTGGTTGCCCTAAAGAAACTTCATCAGAGAGAGGCTGAGAATCCAATTTTCTATAGGAGTTTTATAAATGAGGTGAGGGTGTTAACAGAGATTCGACATCGAAATATTGTGAAGCTGCATGGATTCTGTGTACATAAAGAGTGCacagatttttaatttatgagtaCATGGAAAGGGGAAGCCTATTTTGTGTCCTAAGAAATGTTGATGAAGCTATGCAACTGGATTGGAGCAAGAGGGTAAACATCATCAAAGGCACAACACACGCCTTATCTTACATGCATCATGAATGCATCCCAGTAATTGTTCATAGAGATATATCAGCCAACAACATTTTGCTGAACTCTGAATTCCAAGGTTTTATATCTGACTTTGGAACTGCTAAACTCCTTGATCCTAACTCCTCCAATCAAACATTGATTGCTGGCACTTATGGTTACATTGCACCAGGTAAATTGTTAATTGGTTATTTCTACCACAACAATGtcatttgaattatttaattaagaatattgaATATAATTATTCCATTAGTCATGtatctaaaaattttacaagattttttgttattgttttgttttttttgggtcaGATTTACAATTTATGAATCGTTATCACCAATTAAGCTAAAAGGATATTAAGTTGACAAAACTAAAAAGACATGTAATATAATCTAAAATCCCAataatctaaaattataaatttaattagatatatttgttcttcatttaattacatgtttagcataattgcaaatattatttaataataatatatttggaGAGTCGATAATGAGACTATATAGGAATAGTTTGCAATTagcaataatataataatgtgggtagtgatagagttactattttattactaccAATCTACTACCCAAAtgcattacaaattttttttatttttttatcattttcttttaagtatttttttaacatccttaatcactaagaaaaaaattaaaaaaagatataattttactaatacttacttccttaatcattaagtaagataagaaattcaaaaaaatttaaatacaaaaaaagtagtagatgagtagtaatagggtagtaaccctatcatagTACCTTCCTATAGTCAAAGTTTCATGATTTAGAATTCATATAATACTAGTCCTAGATTTGAATAATGTGCGAGCTGAAAAATCTAAGATATCAATTaagaatatcatatataatttctaaatattttattttaagatatttcaaataattttaaatttttgttcaaaatttataaaaatttttagattCAAATTATATCCTCTAcggcaaaaaaataaaaaaataaatagaacctATTTTTGTGAAGCTTGAACCTATTTTTGtgaagtttgtttattttttagaatatcatATAATGAAGTTGTCAAGTCTTTATATTCTCTTTTGAAAAGACTTCTATTTTGAAAGCTAAAGATTATTATCGATAacttgaataaatattattcttcgatccattcaataattttactgttaaattaaaattatcaaattaattagatgTATTGCTTTTCATTAACTATATTTAGTCGTTctcagtattttttttctctatagagTTTGCCTACACGATGACAGTTACTGAAAAATGCGATGTATATAGCTTTGGAGTGGTGGCACTAGAAGTATTAATGGGAAGGCATCCGGGAGAACTCTTGtcctcattatcatcatcatcatcatcattatctcaAAATATGATGCTAAATGAAATATTAGACCAACGCCTGCCACCTCCCAATCGTCTAATTGGACAAGAGATTTTGCTTGTTGCTACAATAGCATTTGCATGCCTGCACACTCAGCCAAAGTCTCGGCCTATAATGAAATGTGTGTCACAAGAATTGCTCTCTCACAGGAACTTGAATGTCATTCCCTTGACTACAGTCTCACTCCTGCAACTAAGGAAACAAGCAAAATATGTGGTTGGATTAGGATTTGCTTTTTGTTAGGGTGTTTTGTGTGATGTAAATGTGTTGTTTACATTTATCTgtcttttttcaagaaaaatattatttgtaagcATTTTAAATCACCCCATAAACCAAAACTACTCACTTTTCAAGGTTGGAAGCAGCTGAAATAAAATGGGGCCGGTGTGTTTGTATGAGATAAGTGTGCAAATAGAAAGTAGAAGTGAATTAAGTAAAATCTGATAGAGAATTTCAGCAGACTCGTCATTTCTTCTAAATGAACAACAGGCTTTCAGTAGTGATGGATCTAGGTTCTGTTGATAATACCATTAAGTCAAGTCAGGATgcacgttttttttttatagttgcTAGGAGTTCAAGAAAAGTACATAACTGGATACTTTGatctcatcataaaaaaaaatggacacaGTAGTTGCAACAAGATGTTTTGCATACCACCTCTAGTCACGGTGACCTTTTCAAATGAAAGCTTCCAGTCTTGTCGATAACCTTCCATGTATAACTGTATTATCTTAAGACCTGCTTGTAGTGTCACAGAAACAACTAAACTAAGAATTCCAAGATGCAATCACAAAGTGCTAATTTTCACAAGCACCTCATGTAGATGAAACCCCTGAGACAATTTGTAAAGCCTTATACGACGAATGAGTCAGGTTGGCATAAACTTCTTAAACAAATAACAAGTTTTATTAGCAGGCTGCAAAATTAAGacacattacaattttttctgtTAGGAAGTATAGACTCCACAACATAAAATTGAAGAGATTTCATTTCCATTCTTTTACACCCTCGCTTTGATGAGTAGTAAGGTCTTTCCACAATGCAGGCTGCTTTGCAACAACATGAATGACACCGTCATTGCTGCCATCACCAAACCTTCACCATCTCATCCTCATCATTATCATATTATTGttgttatcatcatcatcaattggCAATGGAAACAATGGTTCCATATCCACACAGATTTCTACAACATAAAATTGAATAGATTTCTCTGTCATTCTTTTACACCCCTGCTTTGATGACTAGTAGGATCTTTTCAGAATACATGCTGCTTTGCAACAACGAGAATGACAACATCATCGTTGTCATCACCAAACCTTCACCATCTCATCCTTATCATTATCACATTATTGCGTTATCATCATAATCAATCAGCAACAGAAACAATGGTTTCATATCCACACAGACCCCTTTATTATAGAGTAATTGAAATTTCAAGATGTAAACACTGTAAGAACTTAAATATAaacaagaaatttaaaacagaaaacaaaatggaaCTAGAAGTGCACATGTAATTGACCCAGAGACACCATCTCATCTCCATGTTTCCATTTTACTCCATTGACAGTAAAATCAAAGTAGAACTTGATGTACCAcatctaatataatataattcatgTAGTATACAAATTCTTTAGAAACATACCTCCTTTGAATTTTGTTTGCTCAGTAAATGCTCTTGCCTGCATAAAATTATTGCTgcaagttattaaaaaaattatgtttttcctTGATAAAAAACTAGGGCAAAGggtgagaaatgattttagtGAAGCATAACATTGTTAGTCACATATTTAACCTTAAAAAGCATGTGAAGAGTGCCATTGGTTTCCTCATGAAACTTCATACATATTTACAATTACCCTTATTCCAAGGATGGCATATTGAAACCCAACAAATACACAAGCAACTTATTATTGTATACTTCATTCATCTATTAAGTCTTACTGAAGCAAGTATCAACAGTTCAATTAATCATCAGTACATACATGATCAATACTACCAGGTCCAATTACAACCAAAGCCACACCTGATGCATCCATTACATCCTGTCAACATATCATATATCAGTACTATGTTGACATAAGCACTTTCCACTAATCATTTTAAAACCTACAAAAATTAAGGGGAAGATGCCAATAAGTTattaagtcttttttttttctttggctaCCTGTTAGGGTGTAGGGGGTGACTAGAAATGGCTTCCCTACTTGGATTTGAACATAGTAGCACCTTACCTGTTGGGAACCGAACATGAGGGGCCTAGACAAAGAGCTTATGTTGACATAAGCACTTTCCACTAATCATTTTAAAACCTACAAAAATTAAGGGGAAGATGCCAATAAGTTattaagtcttttttttttttctttggctaCTTGTAAGGGTGCGGGGGGTGACTAGAAATGGCTTCCCTACTTGGATTTGAACATAGTAGCATCTTATCTATTGGGAACCGAACATGAGGGGCCTAGACAAAGAGAAGCCTCAGGCGCTCCTTCAAGTCGAGTTTGAATCACAGCTCAGACCCTAGCCCTACTAGGGAATTGAATGAATCATTTGacaactaatactaatagtctaaggTAAATCCATATTCGGATTCGAGCTCATGATCTAGTACATGTCAAACCACTTAGGGTAATTATTAGGAtcttctgatattttttataattacgtAATCTTTTGTGCTTTATCTAAGTTTCTTCTTGCTTGTTTAATTTGTAACTAGTTCGTTCCTGATGATGCAAATTGGTTGAAGATCAAAAGTTTGTGGGTTCTTCAAATTGATTGCATTGTTTTGAGATCTTGCTCATGGAAATAACGAAATGCTTGTTAGTTGTCTGCacattgttttattttagcAAATGTTGAATTCGCGTGGCAAGTGAAATTGAGGTACATTCGATTTGGTATTCCCTAACCAGATTATTCACAATTTGCAAAATTTACTGGTCATTGCCTTGTGAAAGTCTTCACTATATATGAGG
This window harbors:
- the LOC121264687 gene encoding LOW QUALITY PROTEIN: probable leucine-rich repeat receptor-like protein kinase At1g35710 (The sequence of the model RefSeq protein was modified relative to this genomic sequence to represent the inferred CDS: deleted 2 bases in 1 codon) yields the protein MAVESLSISIPRVAWAIWILLCGKCLDNTLHQLVVAASRSSALQLKQAKALQETGWWPSTIAQANSNYSSACHWDGITCNAGGSITTIDRFDQSLGGQLKLNFSFFPNLVSLNLSVNYLHGCIPLEIGTLKNLVYLKLFWNMFVGPIPSTLGHLTNLESLSLGGNNINGSIPPEIGMLKNLITLYLYSNMLVGPIPSTLGHLTNLESLNLSQNKINGSIPSEIGMLQNLTSLYLSSNMLVGPIPSTLGHLTNLNILGLSRNEINGFIPLEIGMLKNLTILGISSNMLIGPIPFTPGHFTNLKHLDLSRNKINVSIPPEIEMLKDLSYVNLSHNFISGEIPSALGTIAPLLTLDLSYNNLTGNIPFSLTGIYRLGLSHNSLEGQIPDGYALYHTSHTLNDKKSIITEIETFVPISLFLGFLFIGGGGILLSCCVFKKNQIESRGSKNGNIFSIWNYDGHITYEDIIEAIEDFHIKYCIGTGGYGSVYKAELPSGNVVALKKLHQREAENPIFYRSFINEVRVLTEIRHRNIVKLHGFCVHKEHRFLIYEYMERGSLFCVLRNVDEAMQLDWSKRVNIIKGTTHALSYMHHECIPVIVHRDISANNILLNSEFQGFISDFGTAKLLDPNSSNQTLIAGTYGYIAPEFAYTMTVTEKCDVYSFGVVALEVLMGRHPGELLSSLSSSSSSLSQNMMLNEILDQRLPPPNRLIGQEILLVATIAFACLHTQPKSRPIMKCVSQELLSHRNLNVIPLTTVSLLQLRKQAKYVVGLGFAFC